In the Trichoderma atroviride chromosome 4, complete sequence genome, TCGGGACGTGGCAATGACGAACCTCTGGAAGAATGAATCGGCGTATGTAATTGCTTGCGTATGCGGTGGCGGATCAACTCGTGTATTGATAAAGTGCGTGTTTGCCTGGCCAAGGTCACGGTCGGCTGACGCAGCCAAAGACGTCGCTGGAATCAACACGCCTGTTAGTCTATGACAGCTGCTGATTGCGGCCAGAGCACTTGGCGTTTGCGGCAGTGGGTGCTGAGTCAGCGCTCTGAAAGAGGCGACGAGTGCCCTGTGGCGTCACTGCTGAACCATAGGCCGAGTAACTAGGTACCTAGATATAAAGCTCAGTCACGTAAACAAAGAGACGCGAGTTACTTTTCGAAAGAACGCCATTTCATTAGTATCCGTAGTATACCTCTATTCTTCTATTTTCCCACCTCCTTTAATTACATAGGGAAACAAAGCTCTTTGTTATCAGACATTCACTTAACCATAATCGAGCAAAACAGCCAGATGCAGGCCTGCGGTACCCAGTCGACTAAGTGGAAACAAGCAAAGATGAAAGTGAAATGAGATGATCAGAGGCAGGAATATGGATGTTCTATATGCTTCAACCCGAACACACATCAAATAGATCATATCTACTCTTCCTATGGTGTATATGCTGGCGCCACTCTCCGGAGCTACAAAGCCTTCATTGACAACGCAGAATGTCTTTTGACTCTCTACCACGCCAGCCGTGCCAATCAATTCTGGAAATCTCTCTCATAAAGCTCCATTTAGCAGCCCACATGCAGTGCTATACCCCGCCATCTCCGCAGCCGGGAGGCCGATTGGAAGGATTCCCAGCAATTTCCATCTTATCTGATCTCCTGATAAACAACTCAAGTGCCCCTCGGCACCTCCATATACACGAATCTTCTGATGCGTAACATCACTCCAACTTTCTGCCAAGATATAGCATCCAAACATTTACTCTGAATCAAGATGCCTTCCCAAGACTCGCGCAGACACCTTCGCATAGGAGTCGATGTCGGCGGCACAAACACGGACGGCGTCATTTTAGACCCCCTCCAAGCATCGTCTCCAGGCAAAGGAATCTTGGCGTGGCACAAATCCCCCACGACTACAAATCCAAGCGTTGGTATCAACGATGCCATCACTGCCATGTTCAAATCCGCTGCTATTCACCCATCAGAGGTTGAAAGCGTGACTATCGAGACGACTCACTTTGTCAATGCCGTCGTTGAGAGAGACGCTGCTCGGCTATCTACCGTGGCTGTTATCCGACTCTGCGGGCCTTTCTCCAAGCATGCTCCTCCTTGCGTGGATTGGCCAGATGACATGAGACAGATGATTCTAGGGCATTACGCACTTTTAAAGGGCGGCTTGGAAGTAGACGGCAATCTGATTTCGGACATTGACGAGCGAGAGATTAAACAGCAGTGCGATATTATTCGCGAAAAGGGCATCAAGAGTATTGTTGTCAATGGGGTTTTCAGCCCGATTGATACCATTGAAAGACAGGAAGAACGAGCTGCGGCCATTATCGAGGCAAATTTGCCTGGCTGTGATGTTCTTTGCTCCAAGGAAATCGCCAATCTGGGATTCTTGGAGCGCGAAAATGCAGCCATCTTGAATGCCTCGATCCTCTCCTTCGCCAGGAAGACCATCAGATCTTTCCAAGCACCGATCAAACGCCTCGGCTTGCATTGTCCCGTCTTCATCACCCAAAATGATGGGACTGTCTTGTCAGGAGACATGGCGGCGAGGCTACCCATCAGGACTTTTTCAAGCGGCCCAACGAATAGTATGAGAGGCGCGGCGTTCCTTGCCCAGGGCCAAGTATCCGAAGCAATCATGGTCGTTGACATTGGCGGCACGACTACAGACGTTGGTCTGCTTCATGCCAACGGCTTTCCCCGACAGCAAGCTGCATACAGTGACCTTGCTGGCATAAGAATGAACTTTTCCTGCCCAGATATCAAGAGCATTGGACTTGGAGGAGGTTCCATCGTCAGAACTGACAGTGGCTTGACTGTCGGTCCGGATAGCGTTGGCCATAAACTCCAACAAGAAGCTGTTGTTTTTGGtggcaccatcaccaccactacAGATTGCATAGTGCAAGCGAATCCTGGTTTGAACATAGGTGATGCCAATCTTGTAAAAGATTTGCTTACTACcgagcagcttgagcttttCAGAAGCGTCATCAAAAACaagattgaaaaggccattgacaAGATGAAAACATCTCCCGAGGACATtcctgttcttcttgttggtGGCGGAGCTATTCTGTCGCCAAACCAGCTTAAAGGAGCAAGCCGAGTGCTCAAGCCAGAGTGGGCGCAGGTTGCAAACGCAATCggggcagccatggcaagaGTCAGTGCAGTTGTAGATACCGTCAAATCCACAGAGTCAAAGACTACTGCTCAGTTGCTGGAGGAGGTTAGCAAGGAGGCGATTGCAAAGACGATATCTGCCGGAGCATCGCCTACGACTGTGGAGGTGGTCGAAAAGGAAACTCTACCACTACAAGTAAGGCCGCCAATATGG is a window encoding:
- a CDS encoding uncharacterized protein (EggNog:ENOG41), yielding MPSQDSRRHLRIGVDVGGTNTDGVILDPLQASSPGKGILAWHKSPTTTNPSVGINDAITAMFKSAAIHPSEVESVTIETTHFVNAVVERDAARLSTVAVIRLCGPFSKHAPPCVDWPDDMRQMILGHYALLKGGLEVDGNLISDIDEREIKQQCDIIREKGIKSIVVNGVFSPIDTIERQEERAAAIIEANLPGCDVLCSKEIANLGFLERENAAILNASILSFARKTIRSFQAPIKRLGLHCPVFITQNDGTVLSGDMAARLPIRTFSSGPTNSMRGAAFLAQGQVSEAIMVVDIGGTTTDVGLLHANGFPRQQAAYSDLAGIRMNFSCPDIKSIGLGGGSIVRTDSGLTVGPDSVGHKLQQEAVVFGGTITTTTDCIVQANPGLNIGDANLVKDLLTTEQLELFRSVIKNKIEKAIDKMKTSPEDIPVLLVGGGAILSPNQLKGASRVLKPEWAQVANAIGAAMARVSAVVDTVKSTESKTTAQLLEEVSKEAIAKTISAGASPTTVEVVEKETLPLQYIAHKTRFIVRAAGDFDLGETKISSTPEAEDEEENIDDMSQYEKLARPPESSSKEHQDKEVDILNYRPAVKNRVWYISEIDADWIAIGCYILGTGGGGSPYSHLVRLKQELRKGAIVRVVNPHDLADDDQIGCGGGVGSPTVGIEKLPADELLEAQEEIFKICSQPATHMISIEIGGGNGLQAMILGASTNLNLPAVDGDWMGRAYPTKWQTTPIVFNERSPIWSPIAMSDGNGNVVVMPKATSDLAVERILRAALTQMGSHTGAAESPVTGAETKRWAVEHTLSQAWRIGRGVARARKENRVDNVAESIIEECGGKGAGRVLWKGKIVGVERTLRGGYVYGECFIEGVDVRQDNDGLQQDGTYPTSFQGTIKIPFKNENIAALRVRDDGKEEQQEDVLAIVPDLITVIDAQNGEAIGTPEYRYGLLVVVLGLAASDKWTGSQRGIEIGGPAGFGIDHLKFTPLGTFVKPQSVIDEYDGISED